A window of the Fusobacterium sp. genome harbors these coding sequences:
- a CDS encoding adhesion protein FadA, with the protein MQIKKSMLLGIGAILISANLAAADMTLDTKFSQLEAELKMLEQKENERFKQEEMIANTAQNNLNLLTTLKGKSNERTQMLMNMEGKSIYNEEVKKILKQYQVFVSDIDKQVKIEERKVFEFNQLKSLR; encoded by the coding sequence ATGCAGATTAAAAAAAGTATGTTATTGGGAATAGGAGCAATATTAATATCAGCAAACTTAGCAGCAGCAGATATGACATTAGATACAAAATTTTCACAGCTTGAAGCAGAATTAAAGATGTTGGAGCAAAAAGAAAATGAAAGATTTAAACAGGAAGAAATGATAGCAAACACAGCTCAGAATAATTTAAATTTATTAACAACATTGAAAGGAAAGAGCAATGAAAGAACTCAAATGCTTATGAATATGGAAGGAAAAAGTATATACAATGAGGAAGTAAAAAAAATATTAAAACAATACCAAGTATTTGTAAGCGATATAGATAAACAGGTAAAAATAGAAGAGAGAAAAGTTTTTGAATTTAATCAATTAAAGAGTTTAAGATAA
- a CDS encoding adhesion protein FadA — translation MKKLLVLGTIVLSASMMGAEIDNLEARFKGLEQEYNLLIQKEQEKFDTEKKIAETAQTTLGKQRELYNQLSEKVAKLNQIKNVKFYKEQYGELASKYQAALKDLEGQMKEQENIINRFRQLEALKTNKSK, via the coding sequence ATGAAAAAACTATTAGTATTAGGAACAATTGTATTATCAGCATCTATGATGGGAGCAGAGATAGACAATCTGGAAGCACGTTTTAAAGGATTGGAACAGGAATATAATCTGTTAATACAAAAAGAGCAGGAAAAATTTGATACAGAAAAAAAGATAGCAGAAACAGCCCAAACAACTTTAGGTAAACAAAGAGAATTATATAACCAATTATCAGAGAAGGTAGCAAAATTAAATCAAATAAAAAATGTAAAGTTCTATAAAGAACAATATGGAGAACTGGCATCAAAATATCAAGCAGCTTTAAAAGATTTAGAAGGACAAATGAAAGAACAGGAAAATATAATTAATAGATTTAGACAATTAGAAGCATTAAAAACAAATAAAAGTAAATAA